The Sandaracinus amylolyticus genomic interval TCGGCGGCGACGTTCGGAGCGCTTCCACGGCTCGCGCGCTCGCATCACGTCGCGTCATGATCGTCTCCTCCACCGCCCGGAAGCGAATTCGTCTCGGCGCCGATCGACGCGAGCGCCGCATCGAGCCGCTTCCGGCCCGCGACCAGGCGGGCGTGCAGCGTCGAGATGCCGGTGCCGGTCATGGCGCTCACCTCGGCGAGCGTGTGCCCCTCGACCTCGTGCAGCACGAACACCGTGCGCTGGTCCGGGGTGAGCTTCGCGAGGGCCCACTCGGCGAGCGACTTCGAGTCGTGGGTGTCGTCGGGACGCCCCGCGGCGCGCCCCAGGCCGACCCACTCGGTCACGCGCTGCCAGCGCGAGCGGCGCCAGCGATCGCGCGCCTGATCGAGCGCGCGACGGGTCGCGATGCCGATGATCCACGTCGAGAGCTTCGAGCGTCCGTCGAAGCGATCGGCGCCGTCGAGCGCGGCCAGGAAGGTCTGCTGGACGACGTCCTCCACGTCGGGATCGCTCGAGCCGAGGATCCGCGCGACGGTGCGGAACACGCGGTCCACGTGGTCGCGGTAGAGCCGCCGGACCGCCGCGTCGTCGCCCGCGGCTGCGCGGGTCAGCAGCGCCCGTTCTTCCTGGTCCACCGGAGAGCGCGACTCCGCGCGCCCAGCGTCGGCTCC includes:
- a CDS encoding RNA polymerase sigma factor: MRRDVAMRVIDGGGADAGRAESRSPVDQEERALLTRAAAGDDAAVRRLYRDHVDRVFRTVARILGSSDPDVEDVVQQTFLAALDGADRFDGRSKLSTWIIGIATRRALDQARDRWRRSRWQRVTEWVGLGRAAGRPDDTHDSKSLAEWALAKLTPDQRTVFVLHEVEGHTLAEVSAMTGTGISTLHARLVAGRKRLDAALASIGAETNSLPGGGGDDHDAT